In Comamonas koreensis, the genomic stretch ACGCCTGCGCTCCGAGTTCGGCGTCTACGGCACGGACACGGGCCGCATGTGCGTGGCTGCGCTCAACAGCAAGAACATCGAGCACGTCTGCGCATCGATCGCCAAGGTCGTCGCCTGAGCGCATAACCGCTCTGCAGCCTGAGCCCGTTGAGGCCCAGGCCAGCGAAAAGCAGCCCGCGCCCTTAGAACCTGTTCAATGTCTCCTCGCGCCGCGACAGTGTCTTTGCGAGATGGGATGCGAGGGGGGCGCCCAGCCGCGCAATACCGCAGCAATAGCCCAGCTATTGCGAGGATTTGCAACGACGCAGACCGCCCCTGCCCGGGCGGCCCTAGCCGGGCGCCCGCAAAGCCACTGTCCATAAGGGTTGGAGTGAAATCGGGCGATTTCTTCGCGCTGGCCCTTGCTTGCACCCCGGTGCAAGCTGCGGACCAGCCCTTCGAACTCATCCCGATTGCACTCCAACGCGGTTGCGTAGAGACTTTGAACAAGTTCTTAGCGGCGCCGGCTGCTTTTTTCATGCGCATGACAGCGCCAGTTCACCGTTGTTTATGACGTAAAGCCGCGGGATTTGAAGCCTTCTCCTACAAACGGCCTTAAAGTGCCTTGGTACGCTTCAGGGCGTATTGGCCAGGGCCGCCTCAACCCGAGGCGCTGGCGTTCACAGCTCAACGGAGAACTACGCATGTCCATCATTGGAACCATTTTCATCGGCCTGATTGTTGGCCTCATTGCACGCGCCATCAAGCCTGGGGACGACAAGATGGGCTGGATCATGACCATCCTCCTGGGCATTGCCGGCTCGCTGCTGGCCACTTACGCCGGCGTGGCGATGGGCTGGTACCAGGAAGGCCAGGCCGCTGGCTGGATTGCCTCCGTCGTCGGCGCCATCATCTTGCTGGTGATCTACGGCCTGGTGCGCAAGCGCTAAGCACCCGGCAGCCTGCGCCAGCCGGGACCACCCGCTGCCGCAGGTTTTTTCCGCTTTTGACCTCACTCCCGAACACCCATGAAACTTGGACGCAAGCCCCGCCCCCTCTCCGCACTGCAACTGGCCGCCCAGACGGGCAACCCTGCGCTGCTGGAGGCGGTTGAGCAGTCCCAGAAGCTGCTGCACCGCAAAGCCTTGATGGCCGCCCTGGCCAGCGCCACGCCGGTGCCCGGGCTCGACATGGCGGTCGATGCAGCCCTGCTGTCGCGGCTGATTCCGCAAATCAGCAATTACTTTGGTCTGAGCGACGAGCAGATTGCGCGCCTGACCCCTGCCAAACGCGCCAAGGTGCAAAACACCGTCAACATGCTCGGCGGTGTGCTGGTGGGCAAGCTGATCACCAAGGATGTGATCCTGCGCGGCGCCAAGGCGCTGGGTATGCGCCTGACGGTGCAGCAGGCCAGCAAATATGTGCCGATTGCCGGCCAGGCGGTGTCGGCTGCCCTGGGCTACGCCACCTTGCGCTACCTGGGCGAGCAGCACCTGCGCGACTGCGTGCGCGTGGCGCATGAAGCGGGGATTGTGCTGCCGGTGGTGTATGCGCCTGCGCTGGACCAGGACAAGCACTAAATCTGCGCCAGACTGGCTCGGCGCTGCGCCGCGCGCCAGTGCATTTCTCCCTCCCCTCCAACGCCTGCGCCATGCCGCTCCAGCAGCTGCACGCTGCCACGGGTAAAATGCCGCATGCTTATAGATTTTGAAGAATCCCAGCTGGTGCTGGTTGACTACCAGGAAAAACTGATGCCCGCCATTTTTGATGGCGCGCAGGTGTTGAAAAACGCCACGCTCCTGGCCCAGGTAGCCCAGCAGTTG encodes the following:
- a CDS encoding GlsB/YeaQ/YmgE family stress response membrane protein, with translation MSIIGTIFIGLIVGLIARAIKPGDDKMGWIMTILLGIAGSLLATYAGVAMGWYQEGQAAGWIASVVGAIILLVIYGLVRKR